A genome region from Natronosalvus rutilus includes the following:
- a CDS encoding DNA-directed RNA polymerase subunit K, translated as MMQQRHNRYEKARILGARALQVSYGAPVLIDTDQSEPILIAAEEYDEGVLPFTVHRGGK; from the coding sequence ATGATGCAACAACGCCACAACCGATACGAGAAAGCGCGCATCCTCGGCGCTCGAGCGCTGCAGGTGTCCTACGGGGCACCAGTGTTGATCGACACGGATCAGTCCGAACCGATCCTGATCGCGGCCGAGGAGTACGACGAGGGCGTGTTGCCCTTCACCGTCCATCGAGGAGGGAAATGA
- a CDS encoding alkaline phosphatase family protein has product MDDDGPQLLVVGLDAGCFPVLEPLFEAGTTPTLRRLFEVGACGPLESQLPPWTASAWPSLYTGQNPGKHGVYDFLRFDGYDWDVVNASHVRARPVWELLSDHGLSSVVVNVPVTHPTREFDGALIPGMTAPEDPPCHPGGILEEIEAECGEYRVYPRSGPEPATSIESYERTIAGRGRAFRYLLERFEPAFAFLQFQQTDSVFHERPGEKRAIEAVYRAVDDQLARIILEFEPDNVLVVSDHGMGRVEGWEFRINEFLRDRGDVVAKQGGDGMPTWSRAWQNDLLEGESAGAHDRSALERATNLAARAGITTQRVADVLDRVGLKEAVGKRVPNDVIRSASEQVDFPNSKAYLRSKSELGVRINLEGREPNGQVSTGEYDAYRQALIEDLRAVETPDGEVMFEAVEPREAVFDGPELERAPDIVTVPAGFDNAVVEGLEGEHFAEPWESWNHKRTGVIAAAGTGFDEDASLSGATIFDVAPTICSFFDVNVDAAMDGEALPVVEASERAEYPSYEPDAITATEDAVVEDRLTDLGYL; this is encoded by the coding sequence ATGGATGACGACGGACCACAACTGCTCGTCGTGGGGCTCGACGCGGGCTGTTTTCCGGTGCTCGAGCCACTGTTCGAGGCGGGAACGACGCCGACGCTTCGTCGCCTGTTCGAGGTCGGTGCCTGCGGCCCGCTCGAGTCACAACTGCCGCCGTGGACGGCGAGTGCCTGGCCCAGCCTCTACACGGGACAGAACCCGGGCAAACACGGCGTCTACGACTTCCTCCGGTTTGACGGCTACGACTGGGACGTCGTCAACGCCTCGCACGTCCGCGCCCGGCCGGTCTGGGAACTGCTGAGCGACCACGGCCTCTCGAGCGTCGTCGTCAACGTGCCCGTGACCCACCCAACGCGGGAGTTCGATGGCGCGCTGATTCCGGGAATGACCGCGCCGGAGGATCCGCCGTGTCATCCGGGAGGGATCCTTGAAGAAATCGAAGCCGAGTGTGGCGAGTACCGGGTCTATCCCCGAAGCGGCCCCGAACCCGCGACGTCGATCGAGAGCTACGAGCGGACGATAGCGGGACGGGGCCGGGCCTTTCGGTACCTCCTCGAGCGATTCGAACCCGCGTTCGCCTTCCTCCAGTTCCAGCAGACCGACTCCGTGTTTCACGAGCGCCCGGGCGAGAAGCGAGCCATCGAGGCGGTCTATCGGGCCGTCGACGACCAGCTCGCCCGGATCATCCTCGAGTTCGAGCCGGACAACGTCCTCGTCGTCAGCGACCACGGTATGGGCCGGGTCGAGGGCTGGGAGTTTCGCATCAACGAGTTCCTCCGCGATCGGGGCGACGTGGTCGCAAAGCAAGGCGGCGATGGGATGCCCACCTGGTCGCGAGCCTGGCAGAACGACCTGCTCGAGGGCGAGTCGGCGGGTGCCCACGACCGAAGCGCCCTCGAGCGAGCGACGAACCTGGCGGCCCGGGCTGGGATTACGACCCAGCGCGTCGCCGACGTGCTCGACCGTGTCGGACTGAAAGAGGCCGTGGGTAAGCGGGTGCCGAACGACGTGATCCGGTCGGCGAGCGAGCAGGTCGACTTCCCGAACTCGAAGGCGTACCTCCGCTCGAAAAGCGAACTCGGCGTCAGGATCAACCTCGAGGGACGAGAGCCCAACGGGCAGGTGTCGACCGGGGAGTACGACGCCTATCGGCAGGCCCTCATCGAGGACCTCCGTGCCGTCGAGACGCCCGACGGCGAGGTGATGTTCGAGGCCGTCGAGCCGCGAGAGGCGGTCTTCGACGGTCCCGAACTCGAACGAGCGCCCGACATCGTGACGGTCCCGGCAGGCTTCGATAACGCGGTCGTCGAGGGACTCGAGGGCGAACACTTCGCCGAGCCCTGGGAGTCGTGGAACCACAAGCGAACGGGCGTGATCGCCGCGGCCGGGACGGGTTTTGACGAGGACGCCTCGCTCTCGGGTGCAACGATCTTCGACGTCGCTCCGACCATCTGCTCGTTCTTCGACGTGAACGTCGACGCGGCGATGGACGGCGAGGCGCTCCCGGTGGTCGAGGCGAGCGAGCGCGCCGAGTACCCGAGCTACGAACCGGACGCAATCACGGCCACCGAGGACGCAGTCGTCGAGGACCGACTGACGGACCTGGGGTACCTCTGA
- a CDS encoding DNA-directed RNA polymerase subunit N, with product MMVPVRCFTCGNVVGEHWEAFDERANEGGEDPQEVLDDLGVDRFCCRRMLVSHTDLVDVVSPYQ from the coding sequence ATGATGGTACCGGTCCGGTGTTTCACGTGCGGTAACGTCGTCGGCGAACACTGGGAAGCGTTCGACGAGCGAGCGAACGAGGGCGGCGAGGACCCACAGGAGGTCCTCGACGATCTCGGCGTCGACCGCTTCTGTTGCCGACGCATGCTCGTCAGTCACACCGACCTCGTCGACGTCGTCTCACCCTACCAATGA
- a CDS encoding 30S ribosomal protein S13, which yields MSEEEPQEQEEDELQYFVRIGQTDLDGTKSVERSLAEMNGIGRRAARIIAEEAGVDRTATFGALDQETIDEVVTHVENYAEDVPEWLTNRQKDFYTGESTHEIGNDLQLTRQHDINRMKMIDSYRGVRHKRGQKVRGQRTKSTGRTEGTIGVNVEEIREEQAEEAAAEAEDDE from the coding sequence ATGAGTGAGGAAGAACCGCAAGAACAGGAGGAAGACGAGCTTCAGTACTTCGTCCGGATCGGGCAGACCGACCTCGACGGCACGAAGTCCGTCGAACGCTCGCTCGCCGAGATGAACGGGATCGGCCGACGTGCCGCCCGGATCATCGCGGAGGAAGCCGGCGTCGACCGTACGGCGACGTTCGGTGCCCTCGATCAAGAGACGATCGACGAAGTCGTCACGCACGTAGAGAACTACGCCGAGGACGTCCCGGAGTGGCTTACCAACCGCCAGAAGGACTTCTACACCGGCGAATCGACCCACGAGATCGGGAACGATCTCCAGTTGACCCGTCAACACGACATCAACCGCATGAAGATGATCGACTCCTACCGAGGAGTCCGTCACAAGCGCGGTCAGAAGGTCCGCGGCCAGCGGACGAAGTCCACCGGTCGTACGGAAGGAACCATCGGCGTCAACGTCGAGGAAATCCGTGAAGAACAGGCCGAGGAAGCCGCGGCGGAAGCGGAGGATGACGAATAA
- a CDS encoding 30S ribosomal protein S11, which translates to MADDDKWGIAHVHASFNNTVMTVTDLTGAETIAKSSGGTAVKQNRDEASPYAAMQMAESIADEIKAAGITGLHVRVRGPGGNLQKSPGPGAQATIRALARAGLEIGRIEDVTPIPHDGSRAPKGKGGY; encoded by the coding sequence ATGGCAGACGACGACAAATGGGGCATTGCCCACGTACACGCATCGTTCAACAACACCGTCATGACCGTGACCGACCTCACGGGTGCGGAAACGATCGCGAAGTCCTCCGGCGGGACGGCGGTCAAGCAGAACCGCGACGAGGCGTCGCCGTACGCGGCCATGCAGATGGCCGAGTCCATCGCCGACGAGATCAAGGCGGCCGGCATCACCGGCCTCCACGTCCGCGTTCGCGGTCCCGGTGGCAACCTACAGAAGTCCCCCGGACCCGGCGCACAGGCGACGATCCGCGCGCTCGCCCGTGCAGGTCTCGAGATTGGCCGCATCGAAGACGTCACGCCGATCCCCCACGACGGATCGCGCGCACCCAAAGGCAAGGGCGGCTACTAG
- a CDS encoding DUF4129 domain-containing protein translates to MPSKEALLRLAVALLVIVAIGLVAATITTPTDPGSDGVGTGEGVGEGPGEGEGDPYADSGAGEPGSTPAFLQYLVYALLIIMALVVVWYLINYRREVVKMGAAAVLAALVLLALAYLILELGAPPEFPNESNRVEPPNNTSGGSGSPGSDAQSTDTSFDFGPLLGALAVIATIFVGGLVASKRSSSTDDATALEDAADAQNAEQAAVAAAAGRAADRIADESSTGVDNEIYRAWLEMTDLLEVDRPESTTPREFAAIAIDAGLERDHVEELTDLFEAVRYGHEDTTDEREERAVSILRSIESTYGETDAAGRTDRGDGR, encoded by the coding sequence GTGCCTTCCAAAGAAGCGCTCCTCCGTCTGGCGGTTGCCCTCCTCGTGATCGTCGCGATCGGTCTCGTCGCCGCGACTATAACCACGCCCACCGATCCCGGGAGCGACGGCGTCGGCACCGGCGAAGGCGTCGGTGAAGGGCCGGGCGAAGGAGAAGGTGACCCGTACGCCGATTCGGGTGCGGGCGAGCCCGGCTCGACACCGGCATTTCTCCAGTACCTCGTGTACGCGTTACTAATCATTATGGCGCTCGTGGTGGTCTGGTACCTGATCAACTACCGGCGCGAGGTCGTCAAGATGGGAGCTGCCGCGGTGCTCGCGGCACTGGTCCTACTCGCGCTCGCCTATCTCATCCTCGAGCTCGGTGCGCCGCCGGAGTTCCCGAACGAGAGCAACAGGGTCGAGCCGCCAAACAACACCTCCGGCGGCAGCGGCAGTCCCGGGAGCGACGCCCAAAGCACGGACACCTCGTTCGATTTCGGCCCGCTCCTCGGCGCTCTCGCCGTCATCGCGACGATATTCGTCGGTGGCCTCGTCGCGAGCAAGCGGTCCTCGTCGACGGATGATGCCACGGCACTCGAGGACGCGGCGGACGCGCAAAACGCCGAACAAGCGGCGGTCGCTGCTGCCGCCGGTCGCGCTGCGGATCGAATCGCCGACGAGTCCTCGACGGGAGTCGACAACGAGATCTACCGCGCCTGGCTCGAGATGACCGACCTCCTCGAGGTCGACCGTCCCGAGTCGACGACGCCCCGCGAGTTCGCGGCCATCGCGATCGACGCGGGCCTCGAGCGCGACCATGTCGAGGAACTCACGGACCTGTTCGAGGCCGTTCGCTATGGCCACGAGGACACGACCGACGAACGCGAGGAACGGGCGGTCTCGATCCTGCGATCGATCGAGTCGACGTACGGCGAAACGGACGCAGCAGGCCGAACCGATCGAGGTGACGGTCGATGA
- the rpsB gene encoding 30S ribosomal protein S2, with protein sequence MTEDNAQQDGLDAAEAEIDEEPAEGAGPAAESADEDVEPVDEQNAEAGDAAAADEQEEEEPAGPTLDDDVMSDEEADLLIPVEDYLGAGVHIGTQQKTQDMERFIHRVRTDGLYVLDVSKTDGRIRTAADFLANYAPEQILVTSSRQYGRFPAEKFAEAVGARARTGRFIPGTLTNPKYDGYIEPDVVVVTDPIGDAQAVKEAITVGIPVIAMCDSNNQTSNVDLVVPTNNKGRKALSVVYWLLANETLDRRGAEPSYALEDFESLV encoded by the coding sequence ATGACTGAGGACAACGCACAACAGGACGGACTCGACGCCGCCGAGGCGGAGATCGACGAGGAGCCAGCCGAAGGGGCCGGCCCCGCCGCCGAATCCGCCGACGAGGACGTCGAGCCAGTAGACGAACAGAACGCCGAGGCCGGCGATGCGGCGGCCGCGGACGAACAGGAAGAAGAGGAGCCAGCCGGACCCACGCTCGACGACGACGTCATGAGCGACGAGGAGGCCGACCTCCTCATCCCTGTCGAGGACTACCTCGGCGCCGGGGTCCACATCGGGACCCAGCAGAAGACCCAGGACATGGAGCGGTTCATCCACCGCGTCCGGACCGACGGCCTCTACGTGCTGGACGTCTCGAAGACCGACGGCCGCATCCGCACGGCCGCGGACTTCCTCGCGAACTACGCGCCCGAACAGATTCTGGTGACCTCGAGTCGCCAGTACGGTCGCTTCCCCGCCGAGAAGTTCGCCGAGGCCGTGGGTGCACGCGCCCGCACCGGGCGGTTCATCCCGGGGACGCTGACCAACCCCAAGTACGACGGCTACATCGAGCCAGATGTCGTGGTCGTCACCGACCCCATCGGTGACGCCCAGGCCGTCAAGGAGGCCATCACGGTGGGCATTCCGGTCATCGCGATGTGTGACTCGAACAACCAGACGAGCAACGTCGACCTCGTCGTCCCGACGAACAACAAGGGGCGCAAGGCGCTGTCGGTCGTCTACTGGCTGCTGGCCAACGAAACCCTCGACCGCCGCGGTGCAGAGCCCAGCTACGCGCTCGAGGACTTCGAGAGCCTGGTGTAA
- a CDS encoding 50S ribosomal protein L18e, whose translation MWRKSMSTKTNPRLTDLIAELKSTSRQRDAAVWRDIADRLEKPRRNHAEVNLGRIERYAREEETVVVPGKVLGSGALQKNVTVAAVDFSSSAETKIEQVGQSVSLEQLLEENPDGSNVRVIA comes from the coding sequence ATCTGGAGGAAATCAATGAGTACAAAGACCAATCCGCGACTCACCGATCTCATCGCCGAGTTGAAGTCGACGTCCCGACAGCGGGACGCGGCCGTCTGGCGAGACATCGCGGACCGTCTCGAGAAGCCCCGCCGCAACCACGCGGAAGTCAACCTAGGGCGGATCGAGCGGTACGCACGCGAGGAAGAGACCGTCGTCGTCCCCGGCAAGGTGCTGGGGTCCGGCGCACTGCAAAAGAACGTTACCGTCGCCGCCGTCGACTTCTCGTCGTCGGCCGAGACGAAGATCGAACAGGTCGGCCAGTCGGTCTCGCTCGAGCAGCTGCTCGAGGAGAACCCCGACGGGTCGAACGTCCGGGTGATCGCCTGA
- a CDS encoding 30S ribosomal protein S9 — protein MVTNTSGKKKTAVARATVREGEGRVRINSQPVELVEPEMSRLKMLEPFRIAGDDLRDGIDVEVHVEGGGVSGQANAVRTAIARGIVQHANDAELRDAYMEFDRSLLVNDVRQSEPKKWGGPGARARYQKSYR, from the coding sequence ATGGTAACGAACACGAGTGGAAAGAAGAAGACGGCCGTCGCCCGCGCCACGGTGCGCGAGGGTGAGGGTCGCGTCCGAATCAACTCCCAGCCGGTCGAGCTGGTCGAACCCGAGATGTCCCGACTGAAGATGCTCGAGCCGTTCCGCATCGCGGGCGACGACCTCCGCGACGGGATCGACGTTGAAGTCCACGTCGAGGGTGGCGGCGTCAGCGGACAGGCCAACGCCGTCCGCACCGCCATCGCGCGCGGCATCGTCCAGCACGCCAACGACGCCGAACTCCGCGACGCGTACATGGAGTTCGACCGCTCGCTGCTGGTCAACGACGTTCGACAGTCCGAACCCAAGAAGTGGGGCGGCCCCGGCGCACGGGCCCGCTACCAGAAGTCCTACCGCTGA
- a CDS encoding 50S ribosomal protein L13, translating to MSVAEYDADVVVDARDCILGRVASEVAQRALDGERVAIVNAEDAVITGDKNDVFETYRTRQQLGSDNGPYYPRRPDAILKRAVRGMLPAKKPRGREALSNVRVYVGNPYEGDDDYEAEVLEGTSLDRLSNIRFVHLHEVSEQLGANVTW from the coding sequence ATGAGCGTCGCCGAATACGACGCCGACGTCGTCGTCGACGCCCGCGACTGCATCCTCGGCCGCGTGGCCAGCGAGGTCGCCCAGCGCGCCCTCGACGGCGAGCGCGTCGCCATCGTCAACGCCGAAGACGCCGTGATCACCGGCGACAAGAACGACGTGTTCGAAACCTACCGGACGCGCCAGCAACTCGGCTCCGACAACGGGCCGTACTACCCGCGTCGTCCGGACGCCATCCTGAAGCGCGCCGTTCGCGGCATGCTTCCCGCGAAGAAGCCCCGCGGCCGCGAGGCGCTCTCGAACGTCCGCGTCTACGTCGGCAACCCCTACGAGGGCGACGATGACTACGAGGCCGAGGTCCTGGAGGGCACGTCGCTGGACCGACTCTCGAACATCCGCTTCGTCCACCTGCACGAAGTCTCCGAACAGTTAGGTGCTAACGTCACATGGTAA
- the eno gene encoding phosphopyruvate hydratase, which translates to MTRITDVRLREVLDSRGNPTVEADVLTESGGFGRAAAPSGASTGEYEAIERPAGEAIAAARETAVPRLVGEAFAGNQREVDGILRAADGTDDFSEIGANSAVAISMAAAKAGADVLGAPLFQHLGGTFRGDNFPVPLGNVVGGGEHAADATDIQEFLSAPVGAPSVAEAVFANAAVHAEVSELLHERDVAAGKGDEGAWAPSIDDAEAFDIVDEAVSTIEDEVGFEIRFGLDVAAAEMYDDDAGVYEYSNTTRDTDEQIAYVADLVEEYDLVYVEDPLDENDYEGFAKLTEKVGDRTLVCGDDLFVTNTERLAEGIEQGAANSILIKPNQIGTLTDAFDAIELARANGYESIVSHRSGETEDTTIAHLAVATDVPFIKTGAVGGERTAKLNELIRIADDAT; encoded by the coding sequence ATGACGCGCATCACCGACGTTCGACTCCGGGAAGTGCTGGACTCGCGAGGGAACCCGACGGTCGAGGCCGACGTCCTCACCGAGAGTGGCGGATTCGGCCGCGCCGCGGCCCCCTCGGGAGCCAGCACCGGCGAGTACGAAGCGATCGAGCGGCCGGCCGGCGAGGCCATCGCCGCCGCCCGCGAAACCGCCGTCCCGCGTCTCGTCGGTGAGGCCTTCGCCGGCAACCAGCGCGAGGTCGACGGCATCCTTCGGGCGGCCGACGGTACCGACGACTTCTCGGAAATCGGCGCCAACAGCGCGGTCGCCATCTCGATGGCCGCCGCCAAGGCAGGCGCCGACGTACTCGGTGCGCCGCTGTTTCAGCATCTGGGCGGTACCTTCCGCGGCGACAACTTCCCGGTTCCGCTCGGAAACGTCGTCGGCGGTGGCGAACACGCCGCCGACGCGACGGACATCCAGGAGTTCCTCTCGGCACCGGTCGGCGCCCCGAGCGTCGCCGAGGCCGTCTTCGCGAACGCGGCGGTCCACGCCGAGGTCTCGGAACTGCTCCACGAGCGCGACGTCGCCGCCGGCAAGGGCGACGAGGGCGCGTGGGCACCGTCTATCGACGACGCCGAGGCCTTCGACATCGTCGATGAAGCGGTATCGACCATCGAGGACGAGGTCGGCTTCGAGATCCGGTTCGGCCTGGACGTCGCCGCTGCCGAGATGTACGACGACGACGCCGGCGTCTACGAGTACAGCAACACGACTCGAGACACCGACGAACAGATCGCCTACGTCGCCGACCTCGTCGAAGAGTACGACCTGGTCTACGTCGAGGACCCCCTCGACGAGAACGACTACGAGGGCTTCGCGAAACTCACCGAGAAGGTGGGTGACCGGACGCTCGTCTGTGGTGACGACCTGTTCGTCACCAACACCGAGCGACTGGCCGAGGGGATCGAACAGGGTGCGGCAAACAGCATCCTGATCAAACCCAACCAGATCGGGACGCTCACCGACGCCTTCGACGCGATCGAACTCGCCCGCGCGAACGGCTACGAGTCGATCGTCTCCCACCGCTCGGGCGAGACCGAGGACACGACCATCGCACACCTCGCCGTGGCGACGGACGTCCCGTTCATCAAGACGGGCGCCGTCGGCGGCGAGCGAACCGCCAAACTCAACGAACTCATCCGAATTGCAGACGATGCGACATGA
- a CDS encoding DNA-directed RNA polymerase subunit D, producing the protein MTEAYDVEFVERDDRSARFLVRGLTPAFANGIRRAMIADVPTMAIDEVRFIENSSVMFDEQLALRLGLVPLTTPPEGEFVEDDTVTLSIDVEGPATAYSGDLVTSDDLVRPADENVPIIDLKDGQRLEAEADAVIDRGKDHAKHQGGVAVGYRHLQRVTVEDDLSEFEDEETQIVRGVIEEDGELVPTSEFGHDLSERYPGKQVRVEDVAGAFVFHVETDGSFSVEELVTRAVDSIDRRAAELEEAVQL; encoded by the coding sequence ATGACTGAAGCGTACGACGTCGAGTTCGTCGAACGCGACGACCGGAGCGCGCGCTTTCTCGTCCGCGGCCTCACACCCGCGTTCGCCAACGGCATCCGCCGGGCGATGATCGCGGACGTACCCACGATGGCGATCGACGAGGTTCGCTTCATCGAGAACTCGTCGGTGATGTTCGACGAGCAACTCGCGCTTCGACTGGGGCTCGTCCCGCTGACGACGCCCCCGGAAGGCGAGTTCGTCGAGGACGACACCGTCACCCTCTCGATCGACGTCGAAGGACCGGCGACCGCCTACTCGGGCGACCTGGTCACGAGCGACGACCTCGTTCGGCCCGCCGACGAGAACGTCCCGATCATCGATCTCAAGGACGGACAGCGCCTCGAGGCCGAGGCCGACGCCGTGATCGACCGCGGCAAGGACCACGCCAAACACCAGGGCGGCGTGGCCGTCGGCTACCGCCACTTACAGCGCGTGACCGTCGAGGACGACCTCTCCGAGTTCGAAGACGAGGAGACCCAGATCGTCCGCGGCGTGATCGAAGAGGACGGCGAACTCGTTCCCACGAGCGAGTTCGGCCACGACCTCTCCGAGCGCTACCCCGGCAAGCAAGTGCGCGTCGAGGACGTGGCCGGCGCGTTCGTCTTCCACGTCGAGACCGATGGCTCGTTCAGCGTCGAGGAACTCGTCACGCGCGCGGTCGATTCGATCGACCGCCGCGCGGCCGAACTCGAGGAAGCCGTTCAGCTGTAA
- a CDS encoding DegT/DnrJ/EryC1/StrS family aminotransferase → MDEAMIGGTPSVLASIRDGGRPLLEQAFIAPTRFRATGALADDTPLASHPNRPTVAAYLEGRADEMAYYGSSKAALRDGLATLLALDEGAATNVLLPAYLPDAVVEPIRELDLEPRHYAITESLAPNRRDLESRIDDRTLAVVSVNYFGFPQRGFDVIESLVDEYDCSHVEDNAHGPLSLERGRLLGTRGDVGVTSLWKLLAIPNGAALYLSDPDVSARFEPSTLAGVDGRVRRSDLAFVCKSLATNAFARRPSLEDAATRVSRTNRGGEEIPDSNRRYEASKRRLSRLSASVLAGTDPYEIRSRRRENYRAWSALFANRPDVDPLFETPPPGVCPQVFPVRTDRPERLRRLLESHGVRGVHTWPRLSRSVLENPAYETAHRLSETVVLLPVHQHIDPDSIRAVERAIERRLEPR, encoded by the coding sequence ATGGACGAAGCAATGATCGGGGGAACGCCGTCGGTACTCGCGTCGATACGCGACGGCGGACGCCCTCTCCTCGAGCAGGCGTTCATCGCGCCGACTCGATTCCGAGCCACGGGTGCGCTCGCGGACGACACCCCTCTGGCGTCTCACCCGAATCGCCCGACCGTCGCCGCCTACCTCGAGGGACGTGCCGACGAAATGGCGTACTACGGCTCGAGCAAGGCGGCGCTCCGCGACGGCCTCGCGACGCTCCTGGCGTTGGACGAAGGAGCGGCCACGAACGTCCTCCTCCCCGCGTACCTGCCCGACGCCGTCGTCGAACCGATTCGCGAACTCGACCTCGAACCCCGGCACTACGCCATCACCGAGTCGCTCGCGCCAAACCGGCGGGACCTGGAGTCCCGCATCGACGACCGGACGCTCGCCGTCGTCTCCGTGAACTACTTCGGGTTCCCCCAACGGGGGTTCGACGTAATCGAATCGCTGGTCGACGAGTACGACTGCTCCCACGTCGAGGACAACGCACACGGCCCGCTCAGCCTCGAGCGTGGTCGATTGCTCGGAACGCGAGGCGACGTCGGCGTGACCAGCCTGTGGAAACTGCTGGCGATCCCGAACGGGGCGGCACTCTACCTCTCGGATCCGGACGTTTCGGCGCGATTCGAGCCGTCCACCCTGGCCGGCGTCGACGGTCGCGTTCGACGGTCGGACCTCGCGTTCGTCTGTAAATCGCTCGCGACCAACGCCTTCGCTCGACGTCCGTCACTCGAGGACGCTGCCACCAGGGTCTCGAGGACCAATCGTGGCGGCGAGGAGATTCCCGATTCGAATCGTCGATACGAGGCGTCGAAGCGGCGTCTGTCGCGGCTCTCTGCGTCGGTACTCGCGGGAACGGACCCCTACGAGATCCGCTCGCGTCGACGGGAGAACTACCGCGCCTGGTCCGCGTTGTTCGCGAACCGTCCCGACGTCGACCCCCTCTTCGAGACGCCCCCGCCGGGGGTCTGCCCCCAGGTCTTCCCCGTCCGAACCGATCGACCCGAACGGCTCCGTCGCCTGCTCGAGTCCCACGGTGTCCGCGGCGTGCACACCTGGCCGCGGCTCTCGCGGTCGGTGCTCGAGAATCCCGCCTACGAGACGGCCCACCGGCTCTCCGAGACGGTCGTCCTCCTGCCGGTTCACCAGCACATCGATCCGGACTCGATTCGTGCGGTAGAACGGGCTATCGAGCGCCGCCTCGAGCCCAGGTGA
- a CDS encoding trimeric intracellular cation channel family protein, translating to MNAIGLVAFALVGSAKAIRAEFDLFGVTVVGLVTAFAGGATRDVLVGRVPLALQNVGEVALGLLGVCLAVVLYAWLEAPDDRPITLYADAIGLAAFATAGAIVAIEIGLPAFGVVAIATINAVGGGAFADLLLDRSPFILFEDFYASCAVLGGSAYWLFTALAADATLAAAACATVTVGTRVLALSRGWTVPTAQRLEAVTGE from the coding sequence ATGAATGCGATCGGGCTGGTCGCGTTCGCCCTGGTCGGATCCGCCAAAGCGATTCGGGCGGAGTTCGACCTCTTCGGCGTCACCGTCGTCGGCCTCGTGACCGCGTTCGCCGGCGGTGCGACGCGCGACGTGCTGGTCGGCCGCGTCCCGCTCGCCCTGCAGAACGTGGGGGAGGTCGCTCTCGGACTCCTCGGCGTCTGTCTGGCGGTCGTCCTCTACGCCTGGCTCGAGGCACCCGACGACCGACCGATCACGCTGTACGCCGACGCTATTGGCCTCGCGGCGTTCGCCACGGCGGGAGCGATCGTCGCCATCGAAATCGGTTTGCCGGCGTTCGGCGTCGTCGCCATCGCCACGATCAACGCCGTGGGCGGCGGCGCGTTCGCCGACCTGTTGCTGGATCGGTCCCCGTTCATCCTCTTCGAGGACTTCTACGCCAGTTGCGCCGTCCTCGGCGGGAGCGCCTACTGGCTCTTCACGGCGCTCGCCGCCGACGCGACCCTGGCGGCTGCGGCCTGTGCGACCGTCACCGTCGGGACCCGGGTGCTCGCCCTCTCGCGGGGCTGGACCGTGCCAACGGCCCAGCGACTCGAGGCCGTCACCGGCGAGTAG
- a CDS encoding 30S ribosomal protein S4 yields MPLGSNTKQYETPNHPYQGERISSEHALLDRYGLKNKEELWRAQSELRSYRREARDLLAQPQDEATVINRTEEFLGRLKRVGILNEGDELGAVLSLEIEDVLERRLQTVAYRKGLAQTPQQARQFITHGHIVLDGQRQRIPSYVVDVDEEDLVDIDENSPIADELHPARAEGQ; encoded by the coding sequence ATGCCGCTGGGATCCAACACCAAACAGTACGAGACGCCGAATCACCCCTACCAGGGCGAGCGCATCTCGAGCGAGCACGCGCTGCTCGACCGCTACGGCCTGAAGAACAAAGAAGAGCTCTGGCGAGCCCAGTCCGAACTTCGCTCGTACCGACGCGAGGCTCGTGATCTGCTCGCCCAGCCACAGGACGAAGCGACCGTCATCAACCGGACCGAGGAGTTCCTCGGACGCCTCAAGCGCGTCGGGATCCTCAACGAAGGCGACGAACTCGGCGCCGTCCTAAGCCTCGAGATCGAGGACGTCCTCGAGCGCCGTCTCCAGACGGTCGCCTACCGCAAGGGACTGGCCCAGACGCCACAGCAGGCGCGCCAGTTCATCACGCACGGCCACATCGTCCTCGACGGTCAGCGCCAGCGAATCCCGTCGTACGTCGTCGACGTCGACGAGGAGGACCTGGTCGACATCGACGAGAACAGTCCGATCGCGGACGAACTCCACCCGGCACGAGCGGAGGGTCAATAA